One Brassica napus cultivar Da-Ae chromosome C4, Da-Ae, whole genome shotgun sequence genomic region harbors:
- the LOC106385239 gene encoding protein SODIUM POTASSIUM ROOT DEFECTIVE 2: protein MKGRMFCASQASTAICSSMDHIPKPTTTTVVVDDEKLSDRAIDRHNPIIKDGRRSSVDDYIRMPASPADGEISNKTIEIYKGRRSVTARKSTGGGGSGGGAAALFKLITNDLSLARKSFSCVARPSSDFVKTPAGSTRYLLGSDPGSLTGSAGQDTVAPKSPAVEEIKQSMEEKTSGGGSDQVVVLKVSLHCRGCEAKVRKHLSRMQGVTSFNIDFAAKKVTVTGDITPLGILDSISKVKNAQFWTAPTLPTPTLTMPNLETPNP, encoded by the exons atgaaggGACGTATGTTTTGCGCTTCTCAAGCATCAACAGCCATATGTTCAAGCATGGACCACATTCCAAAACCAACCACCACCACCGTCGTCGTCGACGATGAAAAACTCAGCGACAGAGCTATCGACCGCCACAACCCAATCATTAAAGATGGCCGGAGATCCTCGGTCGACGACTATATCAGAATGCCCGCTTCCCCAGCCGACGGAGagatcagtaacaaaacaataGAGATCTACAAGGGAAGGAGGAGCGTCACTGCCCGAAAAAGCACCGGAGGTGGTGGTAGCGGAGGTGGAGCCGCGGCGTTGTTTAAGCTCATCACAAATGACCTCAGCTTGGCTAGGAAGAGTTTCAGCTGTGTAGCGAGACCCTCAAGTGACTTTGTCAAAACCCCTGCTGGTTCCACAAGGTATCTTTTGGGATCCGACCCGGGTTCTCTGACCGGGTCTGCGGGTCAGGATACGGTAGCTCCTAAATCTCCTGCTGTTGAAGAGATAAAGCAGTCAATGGAGGAGAAGACTAGTGGTGGTGGTTCAGACCAG GTCGTTGTTCTCAAAGTGTCTCTCCACTGTAGAGGCTGTGAAGCAAAAGTTAGGAAACATCTGTCCAGAATGCAAG GTGTGACATCATTCAACATAGATTTTGCTGCAAAGAAAGTGACTGTGACTGGAGACATCACTCCCTTGGGAATATTGGATAGCATCTCAAAGGTTAAAAATGCTCAATTCTGGACAGCTCCTACACTACCAACTCCAACGCTCACCATGCCAAATCTGGAAACTCCAAATCCCTAG
- the LOC106387358 gene encoding protein SLOW GREEN 1, chloroplastic, which produces MESLGKLHLNQHPIHLSLTQSPSSFPQKPSSLSFKSFKRASIRASSSSKSSLPSRLLKSTCVTFTAASALFLANLHLKPPPAIASPLTPSVESLNHQNVTVSLEEEETSLENHLSSHPDDVSALRSLMEVRIKSRKLLEAIDLINRLIDLEPEEKEWPILKANILSHSGDSESAKNAFEEIISKDPLRVEAYHGLAMAYSDSGDDLKAVEGRIREAMVRCKKERNVKDLRDFKLLVAQIRVLEGKHEEALKLYQELVKEEPRDFRPYLCQGIIYTLLKKGGEAEKQFEKFRRLVPRNHPYREYFMDNMVATKLFAEKAQREMAGTKG; this is translated from the coding sequence ATGGAGTCTCTAGGGAAGCTACACCTCAATCAACACCCAATCCACCTCTCCCTCACTCAATCCCCTTCATCATTTCCCCAAAAACCTTCGTCACTTTCCTTCAAATCCTTCAAACGCGCTTCCATCAGAGCTTCTTCGTCATCGAAATCATCACTACCTTCCCGTCTCCTCAAATCCACATGCGTCACCTTCACCGCCGCCTCCGCCCTCTTCCTCGCGAATCTCCACCTCAAACCCCCTCCAGCGATCGCATCTCCCCTGACTCCCTCAGTAGAATCCTTAAACCATCAAAACGTCACCGTTTCgctggaagaagaagagacatcGCTCGAAAACCACCTATCCTCCCACCCCGACGACGTTTCCGCCCTCCGCTCGCTAATGGAGGTAAGGATCAAATCCCGCAAGCTTCTAGAAGCGATAGATCTAATCAATAGGTTAATAGATCTAGAACCGGAGGAGAAAGAATGGCCGATCTTGAAAGCCAACATCTTATCCCACAGCGGAGACTCAGAATCCGCCAAGAACGCCTTCGAGGAGATCATATCCAAGGATCCTCTCCGCGTCGAGGCCTACCACGGCCTCGCCATGGCCTACTCCGATTCGGGAGATGATTTAAAGGCCGTGGAGGGGAGGATTCGCGAGGCCATGGTGAGGTGCAAGAAGGAGAGGAATGTGAAGGACCTTAGGGACTTTAAGCTTCTTGTGGCGCAGATTCGGGTGCTCGAAGGGAAGCATGAGGAGGCGCTGAAGCTGTATCAGGAGCTGGTGAAGGAGGAGCCGAGGGATTTTAGGCCGTATCTGTGTCAGGGGATTATATACACGCTTCTTAAGAAGGGAGGCGAGGCGGAGAAGCAGTTTGAGAAGTTTAGGAGGCTTGTTCCCAGGAATCATCCTTATAGAGAGTATTTTATGGATAATATGGTTGCTACGAAGCTTTTCGCGGAGAAGGCGCAGCGAGAGATGGCTGGAACTAAGGGTTGA